The following coding sequences lie in one Pectobacterium sp. A5351 genomic window:
- a CDS encoding helix-turn-helix domain-containing protein → MTKANVSSAGARILRVLKALRGHTLNGVSNGELAAALDDSPANVNRALNTLIEEGLAQKLDNGRFALSMQALQIAQAHANEISRAQDRINEMNQRLLAGSR, encoded by the coding sequence ATGACTAAGGCAAATGTTTCCAGCGCAGGCGCTCGGATCTTGCGCGTTCTCAAAGCGCTACGCGGCCATACCCTGAACGGGGTATCAAACGGTGAACTGGCGGCGGCGCTGGACGATTCTCCGGCCAACGTTAACCGTGCCTTGAACACCCTTATTGAGGAAGGACTGGCGCAAAAACTGGATAACGGCAGGTTCGCCCTCTCGATGCAGGCGCTACAAATCGCCCAGGCACATGCAAACGAAATTTCACGGGCGCAAGACCGTATTAACGAAATGAACCAACGCCTGCTGGCTGGCAGTCGCTAA